In one window of Streptosporangium sp. NBC_01495 DNA:
- a CDS encoding ABC transporter ATP-binding protein, whose amino-acid sequence MADETAITDTTSPQHDEQLRFAYSGGDSAELAQHLTGRSLSSRLPQLVRRSFTLAWAVDRRSTIALLACQVLSGLVEALGLFATTAALSALIQSAHDPTHLHAALPSVLVLAAAAALRAILSIAIQGLSNRLGPRISREAEYRMLHAATNAEMAAYDHPGFNDRYDKADRGVEVSRDMIGQSQNLVSSLATLSAAAVVIATLAPILLPLLVLTAVPQALASVTGERVAYLATLRTFHDRRMLNMLRWHLTHKDQADQIRTDTLAPYLLDKYRASGARVDRTNDEAAWQRAKISLVGSAVSGLASALMWAGVIYLLAAGHIGAAAAGTLVFALRSAGSGLHGIVGYGSDLMRTGRYMDDWESFITEAAGQRLDRGDIVPGRPGQVTLRRVTYRYPEADHDTLREVDFTVRQGEIVAVVGENGSGKTTLLKLLSGLNLPTSGDVAWDGVSTRDLNPHALWRQCAVVPQEFARWPMTARENIHLGQPRPEADNAVRRAAEASGADAVIATLRSGLNTLLARDVGRPGSLLGPVAAHRGRPRDPPRRRSAGDGRAHFRPGRARRTSDLHRVASAR is encoded by the coding sequence ATGGCTGATGAGACAGCCATCACCGACACCACCTCCCCACAGCACGACGAACAGCTGAGGTTCGCCTACAGCGGCGGAGACAGCGCCGAGCTGGCCCAGCACCTGACCGGCCGCAGCTTGAGCAGCCGCCTGCCGCAGCTGGTGCGCCGCTCCTTCACCCTGGCCTGGGCCGTGGACCGGCGTTCGACGATCGCCCTGCTGGCCTGCCAAGTGCTCTCGGGCCTGGTGGAGGCGCTCGGCCTGTTCGCCACCACCGCGGCGCTCAGCGCGCTGATCCAATCCGCGCACGACCCCACCCACCTGCACGCCGCCCTGCCCTCGGTGCTGGTCCTGGCCGCAGCGGCCGCTCTGCGTGCGATCTTGAGTATCGCGATCCAGGGCTTGTCGAACCGGCTGGGGCCGCGGATCTCCCGGGAGGCCGAATACCGCATGCTCCATGCGGCCACCAACGCCGAGATGGCCGCCTACGACCACCCGGGCTTCAACGACCGCTACGACAAGGCCGACCGGGGCGTCGAGGTCAGCCGGGACATGATCGGCCAGTCACAGAACCTGGTCTCCAGCCTGGCCACGCTAAGCGCCGCGGCCGTGGTCATCGCGACGCTGGCTCCGATCCTGCTCCCGCTGCTCGTGCTGACCGCGGTGCCGCAAGCGCTGGCGTCGGTCACCGGTGAGAGAGTCGCCTACCTGGCGACACTGAGGACTTTCCATGATCGCCGCATGCTGAACATGCTGCGCTGGCACCTGACCCACAAAGACCAGGCCGACCAGATCCGCACCGACACCCTGGCCCCCTATCTCCTGGACAAGTACCGGGCCAGCGGCGCGCGGGTGGACCGCACCAACGACGAAGCTGCCTGGCAACGCGCCAAGATCAGCCTGGTGGGATCCGCTGTCAGCGGCCTGGCCTCGGCGCTGATGTGGGCCGGAGTGATCTATCTGCTCGCTGCTGGGCACATCGGCGCGGCTGCGGCCGGCACCCTGGTCTTCGCGCTGCGCTCGGCCGGCAGCGGACTGCACGGCATCGTCGGATACGGATCCGATCTCATGCGCACCGGCCGCTACATGGACGACTGGGAGTCCTTCATCACCGAGGCGGCCGGGCAACGCCTGGACCGAGGCGACATCGTGCCGGGACGTCCTGGGCAGGTAACCTTGCGCCGCGTCACCTATCGCTACCCCGAGGCCGACCACGACACCTTGCGCGAGGTGGACTTCACCGTCCGGCAAGGAGAGATCGTCGCCGTGGTGGGCGAGAACGGCTCCGGCAAGACGACCTTGCTGAAACTGCTGTCCGGCCTGAACCTGCCCACCAGCGGTGACGTCGCCTGGGACGGCGTCAGCACCCGCGATCTGAACCCGCACGCCCTGTGGAGACAGTGCGCGGTCGTACCGCAGGAGTTCGCCCGCTGGCCGATGACCGCTCGCGAAAACATCCACCTCGGCCAACCCCGTCCCGAAGCCGATAACGCCGTACGGCGCGCGGCCGAAGCCAGCGGCGCCGACGCGGTGATCGCGACGTTACGCAGCGGCCTGAACACACTTCTTGCTCGGGACGTGGGGAGGCCAGGCTCTCTCCTCGGGCCAGTGGCAGCGCATCGCGGCCGCCCGCGCGATCCACCGCGACGCCGGTCTGCTGGTGATGGACGAGCCCACTTCCGACCTGGACGCGCGCGCCGAACATCGGATCTTCACCGGGTTGCGTCAGCTCGCTGA
- a CDS encoding 7-carboxy-7-deazaguanine synthase QueE — protein MSVTVGEGRQLLIAERFGATLQGEGPSAGHPAVFVRLSRCNLACGAADGAAFVCDTPYTWDRTRFDLAAESRRESVEEVAAWVLAHPVDLVVITGGEPLLQQVALVELVTRLADAGRRVEIETNGTITPAPALLERAWCNVSPKLASSGMAERRRVVPAALRALAASGRAVFKFVACDRADVEEIARLVEEFALTPVWIMPQGTDPQTLMIGGRELAEEVIARGWHLTLRLHVLLWGDERGR, from the coding sequence ATGAGCGTCACGGTGGGGGAGGGCCGGCAGTTGCTGATCGCCGAGCGTTTCGGGGCCACGCTGCAAGGTGAGGGGCCCAGCGCGGGTCATCCGGCGGTGTTCGTGCGCCTGTCGCGTTGCAACCTGGCGTGCGGTGCGGCCGACGGCGCCGCTTTCGTCTGCGACACCCCCTACACCTGGGATCGGACACGCTTTGACCTGGCCGCCGAATCCCGGCGCGAAAGCGTTGAGGAGGTGGCCGCCTGGGTGCTGGCCCACCCGGTGGACCTGGTCGTCATCACCGGCGGTGAACCCCTGCTGCAGCAGGTCGCACTGGTAGAGCTCGTGACGCGGCTGGCCGATGCGGGCCGCCGGGTAGAGATCGAGACCAACGGCACGATCACCCCGGCGCCCGCTCTGCTGGAGCGCGCCTGGTGCAACGTTTCGCCGAAGCTGGCCAGCTCCGGGATGGCCGAGCGCCGCAGGGTTGTGCCGGCGGCGTTGCGTGCGCTGGCCGCCAGCGGCCGTGCGGTGTTCAAGTTCGTGGCCTGTGACCGCGCGGACGTGGAAGAGATCGCCCGGCTGGTGGAGGAGTTCGCGCTGACCCCGGTATGGATCATGCCGCAAGGTACCGATCCGCAGACCCTCATGATCGGCGGACGTGAGCTGGCCGAAGAGGTTATCGCCCGCGGCTGGCAC
- a CDS encoding 6-pyruvoyl trahydropterin synthase family protein: MTAEAIGAGMRVRIGKKYTFDAAHRLSSDPADPFALQAGHKCTRLHGHTYTVEVVLEASLLTGAGFVTEFGALAPFGTYIKEELDHRFLNEVLEVAPTSELLALHLAQWFQAQVQPHIPGQLVAMRVSETSTTWAECLIEPT; encoded by the coding sequence ATGACCGCGGAAGCCATCGGTGCGGGGATGAGGGTGCGCATCGGCAAGAAGTACACCTTCGATGCCGCCCATCGCCTGAGCAGTGATCCCGCCGATCCGTTCGCTCTGCAGGCCGGTCACAAGTGCACTCGCCTGCACGGCCACACCTACACGGTGGAGGTGGTCTTGGAGGCGTCGCTGCTCACCGGGGCGGGATTCGTCACCGAGTTCGGCGCTTTGGCGCCGTTCGGAACCTATATCAAGGAGGAGTTGGACCACCGATTCCTCAACGAGGTGCTGGAGGTGGCGCCGACCAGTGAGCTTCTCGCCCTGCATCTGGCGCAGTGGTTTCAGGCGCAGGTGCAGCCGCACATTCCCGGCCAGCTGGTCGCGATGCGGGTGTCGGAGACCTCGACGACGTGGGCCGAGTGTCTGATAGAGCCCACATGA
- a CDS encoding UDP-glucuronic acid decarboxylase family protein, producing the protein MRALVTGGAGFLGSYLCERLLEEGAEVICMDSFLTGGPRNVEHLLERPQFRLIECDLTGYVHVPGQVDLVLHFASAASPADYLRYPIETLRVGGVGTLHALGLAREKGARFILASTSEVYGDPLEHPQRETYWGNVNPVGPRSVYDEAKRFAESLTTAYRHSRDTDTGIVRIFNTYGPRMRPFDGRAIPTFIRQALTGEPITVTGDGSQTRSICYVDDTVLGIMAMARSSFAGPVNIGNPDELTMLELATMIKELAGSSSEITFVERPTDDPKVRRPDTTLAAERLDWRAEVPSSEGLKRTIAWFSKELAAIRQLERAQA; encoded by the coding sequence ATGAGGGCTCTGGTCACCGGGGGTGCCGGATTCCTGGGTTCCTATCTGTGCGAGCGACTGCTGGAGGAGGGCGCGGAGGTGATCTGCATGGACAGCTTCCTCACCGGCGGGCCGCGCAACGTCGAGCACCTGCTCGAACGTCCCCAGTTCCGGCTTATCGAGTGCGACCTGACCGGGTACGTGCACGTGCCAGGCCAGGTGGACCTCGTCCTGCATTTCGCCTCGGCCGCCTCGCCGGCCGACTACCTACGCTATCCGATCGAGACCCTGCGGGTGGGCGGCGTCGGCACGCTGCACGCGCTGGGGCTGGCCCGGGAGAAGGGCGCCCGCTTCATCCTGGCCTCGACGAGCGAGGTGTACGGCGACCCCCTGGAGCACCCGCAGCGCGAGACGTACTGGGGCAACGTCAACCCGGTCGGCCCACGCAGCGTCTACGACGAGGCCAAACGCTTCGCCGAGTCGCTGACCACCGCCTACCGGCACTCGCGTGACACCGACACAGGGATCGTGCGGATCTTCAACACCTACGGCCCACGCATGCGCCCGTTCGACGGCCGGGCGATCCCGACGTTCATTCGGCAGGCGCTGACCGGCGAGCCCATCACCGTCACCGGGGACGGCTCGCAGACCCGCTCGATCTGCTACGTGGACGACACCGTGTTGGGGATCATGGCCATGGCCCGCAGCAGCTTCGCCGGGCCGGTCAACATCGGCAACCCCGACGAACTGACCATGCTGGAGCTGGCCACCATGATCAAGGAGCTGGCCGGGTCGTCGTCGGAGATCACGTTCGTCGAGCGGCCGACTGACGACCCGAAGGTCAGGCGCCCGGACACGACGCTGGCCGCCGAGCGGCTCGACTGGCGGGCGGAAGTGCCCTCGTCCGAGGGGCTCAAGCGCACGATCGCGTGGTTCTCCAAGGAGCTGGCCGCCATCCGGCAGCTGGAACGCGCCCAGGCGTGA